The following coding sequences are from one Candidatus Nitrohelix vancouverensis window:
- a CDS encoding FecR family protein — protein MSGNSDNAMIPKETLDIATAWLVRQDSRVLNAEEQDAFERWLRKDPIHAKAWKQVSSVWSDLDQLPVAVTATPVEDQACDAESSPLNASTLPSARANSGKKLWMGSAVLTASLAFFFMLSGGSLMLELTADAVTATGEMKSLTLPDGSLVHLNTASAVDVDFDDSDRTIHLLKGEAEFQVAHDASRPFRVEAAGGTATALGTAFIVRLNEGNATVTVLENTVEVAYPNPKKGTVERNILKPAQQVVFGPRKGLEAQPDVLLEESNAWRRGKLIFENKPLGEVIDELNRFYSGRIQILDASLAELKVNSVFSIEDPLLALDALESSLNLKSVRLGGMVIIYQ, from the coding sequence GTGTCCGGAAACAGTGATAATGCAATGATCCCCAAAGAAACGCTGGATATAGCGACGGCCTGGCTGGTGCGTCAGGACTCGCGAGTATTAAATGCAGAAGAACAAGACGCCTTCGAGCGTTGGCTTCGGAAAGACCCGATACATGCCAAAGCCTGGAAACAAGTTTCATCTGTATGGAGCGATCTGGATCAATTGCCTGTAGCCGTGACCGCTACGCCGGTAGAAGATCAGGCCTGCGACGCCGAATCTTCTCCTCTCAATGCTTCGACCTTGCCGTCGGCCCGCGCAAACTCCGGGAAAAAATTATGGATGGGTTCCGCTGTCTTGACGGCGTCGCTGGCATTTTTCTTCATGCTTAGCGGCGGCTCACTGATGCTGGAATTGACGGCAGACGCCGTTACAGCGACCGGTGAGATGAAAAGCCTGACCCTTCCCGATGGTTCTCTCGTCCATCTAAACACCGCATCGGCGGTCGATGTGGATTTTGACGATAGCGATCGAACCATTCATTTGTTAAAGGGAGAGGCCGAGTTCCAGGTGGCGCATGACGCATCACGTCCTTTTCGAGTGGAAGCGGCTGGCGGAACGGCGACGGCTCTGGGAACGGCTTTCATCGTGAGATTGAATGAGGGCAATGCGACCGTCACCGTTTTGGAAAATACGGTGGAAGTGGCCTATCCGAACCCAAAAAAGGGAACCGTCGAACGAAATATTTTGAAACCAGCCCAGCAAGTGGTTTTTGGACCACGCAAGGGTCTGGAAGCTCAACCGGACGTTCTCCTCGAAGAATCGAATGCATGGCGACGCGGCAAGCTCATATTTGAAAATAAACCTTTAGGAGAGGTGATAGACGAACTGAATCGATTTTATTCAGGACGCATTCAAATTTTAGACGCATCGCTTGCGGAGTTGAAAGTCAACAGCGTGTTTTCGATTGAAGATCCCTTGCTGGCGCTGGATGCGCTGGAATCCTCTCTGAATTTGAAGTCCGTTCGGCTGGGAGGGATGGTAATAATTTATCAATGA